From a single Chloroflexia bacterium SDU3-3 genomic region:
- a CDS encoding ribulose-phosphate 3-epimerase, with the protein MPLAEYSGRPVLLAPSILSADFAHLGRDARAAEQAGADWLQIDVMDGVFVPNISVGLPVVESLRKEVALTLDCHLMITQPERYVEAFIKAGANHVTVHAEATQHLHRTIQQIKELGATAGVALNPATPLSALDEIAPDLDLVLIMTVNPGFGGQQYIAASSGKIARLRAMLDGRGLGHVQIQVDGGIKASNIRTVVEAGASNIVAGSAIFSPAFSVESAIGQMRAALQ; encoded by the coding sequence CTCGCACCCTCAATCCTGTCCGCCGACTTCGCCCACCTGGGCCGCGACGCCCGCGCCGCCGAGCAGGCCGGGGCCGACTGGCTGCAGATCGACGTGATGGATGGTGTGTTCGTGCCGAATATTAGCGTCGGCCTGCCGGTGGTCGAGTCGCTGCGCAAGGAGGTGGCGCTCACCCTGGACTGCCACCTGATGATCACGCAGCCCGAGCGCTACGTTGAGGCCTTTATCAAGGCGGGCGCGAACCACGTGACGGTGCACGCCGAGGCCACCCAGCACCTGCACCGCACCATCCAGCAGATCAAAGAGCTGGGCGCAACCGCCGGGGTGGCCTTGAACCCCGCCACCCCGCTGAGCGCGCTGGATGAGATCGCGCCCGATCTCGATCTGGTGCTGATCATGACCGTGAACCCCGGCTTCGGCGGGCAGCAGTACATCGCGGCCAGCTCGGGCAAGATCGCGCGGCTGCGGGCCATGCTGGACGGGCGCGGGCTGGGCCACGTGCAGATCCAGGTGGACGGCGGCATTAAGGCGAGCAACATCCGCACGGTGGTGGAGGCCGGGGCCAGCAATATCGTGGCCGGTTCGGCGATCTTCAGCCCCGCGTTTAGTGTAGAGAGCGCCATCGGCCAGATGCGCGCCGCCCTGCAGTAG